In Nymphaea colorata isolate Beijing-Zhang1983 chromosome 13, ASM883128v2, whole genome shotgun sequence, one DNA window encodes the following:
- the LOC116267052 gene encoding protein LURP-one-related 8-like: MMTRVHSTVSPDESLPSSSGCKRQDVLTVWKKSLLLNCSGFTVFNSKGELVFRVDNYCNDNREEMVLMDAAGKPLVTMRKKKLCLGDQWQLFEGEPKETRGSPKPIYCVKKHSSILKNPKNLAHIFDGSCKNFQFVVHGSYTKRSCQVIDESGRVVAETKMKETVCGVNYTDVFQLIVQPDFDAATAMATVLLLDRMFSSRWSPIF, encoded by the exons ATGATGACGAGGGTACATTCCACAGTTTCACCGGATGAATCCTTGCCTTCCAGCAGCGGatgcaagagacaggatgttctTACCGTGTGGAAGAAGTCTCTGCTGCTGAACTGCAGCGGCTTCACTGTGTTTAACAGCAAAGGAGAGCTGGTCTTCCGAGTAGACAACTATTGCAACGATAACAGGGAAGAAATGGTTCTCATGGATGCAGCTGGAAAACCGCTTGTTACCATGAGGAAAAAG AAACTGTGCTTGGGAGATCAATGGCAGCTGTTTGAAGGGGAACCAAAAGAGACAAGAGGATCACCAAAACCAATCTACTGTGTGAAGAAGCATTCCAGCATTCTGAAAAACCCAAAGAACTTGGCTCACATATTTGATGGatcatgtaaaaattttcagtttgttGTTCATGGTTCGTACACCAAGAGATCATGTCAAGTCATCGATGAATCTGGGAGGGTTGTTGCAGAGACCAAGATGAAAGAAACTGTGTGTGGTGTAAACTACACAGACGTCTTCCAGCTCATTGTGCAGCCAGATTTCGATGCAGCCACTGCCATGGCTACCGTCTTGTTGTTGGACCGGATGTTTTCCTCTAGATGGTCCCCAATTTTTTGA